The nucleotide sequence gagaaagtgtattgagagagaaagtgtgatgaggaaaaatgaggaaagagagtctGATGGAAGAGAAAACAcgatgagagaggatgaggagagagaaagtatgatgggagagaatgaagagagataaaTTGTGATAAGAGAATATGAGAAGAGAGAgtttgatgagagagattgaggagaaagaaagtatgatgagagagaaagtatgatgttgaaaaataagaaaaaagagtgtaatgggagagaaaacatgatgagagaggatgaggagagagaaagtgtgatgagagagaaaatgtaatagGAGAGAATGAGAGTAAAAAATGTAAGAGATTGAGtagagaaagtgtaatgataaAATGTGGAGAGAGAAAGCAtgttgagagagaataaggagaaagaaagtgatatgaaagaaaaattgaataaatatattaaaggtattttcgtccaaaacataattctcattctcatgcccgtcaaaatctaaaagaagaTGTGAGTTTTATCAATacccaaatttttgaattttatttcaaattttaattctatttctATCAACCATACATAAGTTTGAATAAATCCATTATTTTATTTCCAAATCCCTATACCGAATGCCACTTAATTTCAAACTACCTAAAATACAAGACAATATACTTTTTTTATAGACTCTAATAATAAATATAGgaataaatattttcaataaaacatactatttataatagatattataattatttattattaaaataaaaatattaatcatcatatgatataaattattttttttaattacttataatcttattattaaaaattgtatttttttatttatcctgTATAAAagttattaatatattttttattttatttatttcctttcatCTAATGCGATTaacttttacttttaaaattcaaCTCCGTCATTTTGTCACAAGTGCATCATCTATAAATAGAAACATATCTATTTATAAtagatattataattattttgttattatttaaataaaaatattaattatcgtatcatatgatataaatttattttttcattaattataatcttattttataatatatatatatttttatttatcatgtatagaatttattaatatatatttttattttgttaggaCGCATCGTGTTTTAACACTAAGATCTCATGTGATAATATCTCATGTCTCAATTATCGCAACACTCCGATAAGACTAAACTATCATGGTACATCATGGAAGAGTTTTTCATTCAAAATGCAATCTTTAAACTTGactaattataataataaattttatatatggtGAGAATTTCAAAATGTAAAAATCtaaacttttttatttttctcttgtaTAAAAAAAGTAAGTGTAATATATATAACTAATAATATAAATTCTATATAGTTATATGAttcatattaatatttaattcaatTAGGAAGGTATCATAAATTGgataaatttttttccttgactATTTAGTAAAGTCATTATCTGGCTTTTTTTGtgtgaatattttataataatagatAGATTTATCATGATATATTTATAGTATTTATGGGTTGActcaatctaaaatttatttaaatattaatgtATAATTACTATTTGCATCTTTGTCTACGCCTTCCCAATGCACAAATGATAGAGTTCTGAACCTGTCctagaatttgtttaaatattaatatataattattatttgcaTCTTTGCGTTATATTAATGTAATTATTATTtgcattttttatttatatattaaatgTCAGAATAATTATAATGAGTagtttcaaaacttggcacggctaATATTTTTGTTTGAATGACATTCTTTTCTAATTTTCCTTTCTCATTTACTCTGAGTCGAAATAGATAATGTAATAAGACTCTTAATTATTTGTCTCTCTGTTTTTTTCCTCCCACTCCAAGTAGCGCTATATAAACCTTCTTCGAGCCATTTAAATCCATCAGCAATTTCGATCAAACAATAATGATGAACATAGTGAGGAAGGCCATAAGTCTACTTCTTTTATCTTGGTTCCTCCTCCCGTGCCTAACGAATGGCTGGGTGAGATTCTCTCTCATAAACTCAAATTCATATTATTTCTTTTCAATCTTTTGCCAGATAAATAATTATCATTTGATTATTTGATCAAAGTTGAAACCACCTAGAATTTTTtcttcactacaagaaattttagatttaaccacacctaatagacaacagttttttgagaaactgttgtctttttgtcatttaacaacggttttattgaaaaccgttgttgttcatcataattttttttaaatgacaacgatttttaaaaaactgttgtctaatgtatgtcaaagacaacgatttttaaaaactgttgtttaatgtatgtcaaagataacggttttaaaaaactgttgtcttctagcgttgcttacatgataatatacaacagttttattaaactgttgtctattgaatgttattgaatctcaaaaaaaaaataataattttttttaacctaacTTCTTCCACCGAAACCTCCCTTCACGAAATTAACCTAGCCTCTCCACCAAAACTCCAAAACTCATCTCCGCCGAAACCAACCTTCACCCCTCCATCCATCGACCAACTCCCACGTCTCCACCGTCAGCCGGCCGGCCACCATCCCTCATTCTGTCTTCTCCAATCAAGCAGAGACCCAACATCATCTTCTCGACGCCAACATAAGTTGTTGTCTTCTTCTCTATCTTCCTCCTTTCCTACATCCGGCCAACCACCTCCTCTCTATCACCGCCGGTGGAGCTACTTACTCTCATCTCTCCTGTTCAGGTTAGAAGAGGAGAGGCCATAACTTCCTTTCAGCAGCCACCGCTCTTCCATCCATCATCCGAAAACTTCTACTTAGGTTAGAGGAGGAACTGAAGCCTTCCCCTTTCTCTCTTCGGGTTAGAAGAGAGGAAGCTCCACTCCTACTTCCGGTAATCCCCTCTTTCACCGACTCTTCTCTTCCTCATCAAGCTCTGGATTCATTTTCACCACATCACCACCTCTCCTCTTCTGGGTTAGGAAGAGGAAAGCTTTATACCTACCACCGACAGCCCCCATTCCCTCTCCACTTCCGGTTAGAAGTGGAGAGTTCATTTCCTCCACTCCGGCAGCCCTTCATCGTCTCCAAACAGCTTGCTCCACTCTGGCAGCCCTCCATATTCCATCTTCTGGTTAGAAGAGGGGAAGAGGTCACTTCTAGAAAACCACTACATCTGAAGGTCCATCCGCAACTGAAGCTTCATTCACGTCAACGATATTGGGTTATTTCTACTTGTGTTGGATTGAGTTGCTTGTCGGTTGTTGTTTATCTTTGTTATGTGTAGATGGTTTGATTGATTGTATTGAATTATCCTTCTATGTTATGATTGCATGTACTTTGCTTAATTCAATTCAAGCTCACCAaatgtttgatgaaatgtatcAATCATTTGTAGTCTATTTATTGAAAACAAAATCGGTTATTTAGATTTCTAAACTTCTCTTTTTTATGTTGAGTCcatgtaaatattaattaatatgatTTATCATGCTTTTCTAAATTTTCTTATTATCTATCTTTTGCTGAAGTAGAAACAAAATATTAGTGTACTTAATAATCTGGGAAGAttatcatatattgaaagatgtgcTGCATGCATCTTGATCAGCATCCACAATCTAACACCAAGTTTGGTTTCCTATGAATCAGACTTCCTTCAAAGTTCAAACACATAATGTGTGTCCAAATCATTTAGGTATTATTCCTAACAATTCATGTGTTCTTGCTTGCAAGTTCTCATCAGAATCTTAAGGAATTGTTACAATCATTTAAGCATATATTGACATTGTTACAAATCAAATAACTTGGAAAACATGATAAGACATTTTACCATAAGATATTTGTAGATTTATCTGCCGTGTCATCTTGAATTATATTTGTTTAGACAATGTGACATTACAAGCAAATCAATATGGAAAAAGGTCTATTGGTAACTTGATAACAGATGACTTgtattttatgaaaattacatgtTAGTAACATAAATGAGCTTTAGCTTTCAAGGATTATTTCAAGATATTATTTTAATTGTTACTACATTTTTGCAGGGACCACTAGGAAAAACACCAAATTACCCATTTCAACTGATGCTCAATTGAGAACAATGCGAAAGGGATCTGACGACCATCTTGTTCTAAACATCGAGTCTGGGTCTGATCATTCAATTGCAGCAAAGTCTGATGCTAAAGGTTTGCACTTCATATTTGAAGAGATTTTAGTTTCCTTGACGAAGCAAATAAATTCATTTTTAAGACATTTTTCTTCTCATGGTATGGTACCTAGCACCAGAAAACTTAAGTTATCAAGAAATAACTTGCAACTCTGCCTGCAAGATTCTCATTTCATACTAACAAActatttttgttattatggaaatacCGTTCAATTTGAGACATGATTTTTGTAGGGTTTCCAGGGGCCATCTTCTGATGCACCGGCCTAGTGCAAGGCTAGGTCTCATGGCGTATATGATCTTCATGCATCTATGGTTGCTAGGAGTCATATTATGATATGACCAATAAATTTAGGTTACAAATTATATGATTAGAATGTAATAtatcttttcattattttttatacaTCTAGTTTATAAACTGGAACTTGAATTCAACAATTCATAAACAGATCCAAAGATGTAAAGTGATAAAAATTCCTTAAACACTATTTCTTCATGCAGTAATGGTTTGAATGGTGGATGACATGTGGTAGAATAGTATCCATAAGGAGTATGTAATTTCATTATATTATAATGGTTTATTttgtatggatttgatttgcatcaaatttgttgtaaaattttaatttattattttcatcaaattattttttttttaatatagttaagacCATCAACAACATACGTTTGTGCGCTGCGGATAGTATTTTTCTGTTAGCATAGTCATGATCAGAGCctaattttattttacaattaTCTGAGTGTTATTGATTAACTGTTCTGTCCTTTcttatggtttttttttttttttaaaatttgtgcactcatttagatggtttattattcttgttgtgaTGAATTCAGGTTTAGTGAAAATACTGAAGAAGTATGACAAGAGAACAGGAGCACTTATCAGGCAACCCTTCATCGAAAAGGTTCCGCAGCAGCCATTCTTTACAACTGATCTCCTATACAAACTCGTAAAGGAGTGTGTGGCTATGCTCGACCACCTCTTCCCCAGTAACAATCTGTCAATTTCAGCAGAATGCGACGGACAAAATGGAGTGCCAAAGCCGGCATAATCAGGTGGGAGGGTTccggagttggaggagattaaaTATATGCAGAGCTTATACATGAAGAGCACCGTAGCAGTGCTGCGGTCCTTGAAATAGATTAGGAGCAAAAGTTCAACAGTCAAAACAgattagaaaatctcgtgttatattgttctacctttgttttaatagtgttatcattttgttggttgcttatgaaattttgtttgttgcttatgaaatttcttcagaatgttatagatattatttttgaatgttagaaaattgtatattaaattttattttgaaatttagtattttgaatgatttataatattggaaaattgtgtattaatttttttttattttttatctaaaacagacaacggtttttcaccgttgtcgtagatagtttaaaactgttgttgaagaccctgttattaaaggtagacgctcaaagataacggtgaaaaactattgtctttgaaggaaaatataatggtttttcaccgttgtaaaactgttgtctttgccttcaaagacaacggttaaaaactgttgtctttgggcaccccttttaacaacacggcctttaacaacagtccgaaagaggctacgacaacggtgaaaagccgttgttgttaggcttttttcttgtagtgagcttCCATATTTTGAACTCTATGTCTTGTCATCAAGATTGATCTAATCGATGAATAAATTAATGAATGTGACAGGCAGCATTGGCGGCGAGATCGTGGTGCCTATCCATGCCTGGAACGACAACAGAGAAACTCGTGGCGAACATCAACTATGCTTGCGGGAGCGGCTTAGCAGATTGTAGAGCGATACAGGATGGCGGCCCGTGCTACTCCACGGACATCATCAAAGTGGCAAACTACGCCATGAACGCCTATTACTACAGCGCCGGGCATGAGGACTTCAACTGCTACTTCGATGGTTCCGGCCGCATAGTCTACGACGACCCCAGTAAGTcgataataaattatttgattaaaattgctaattaattaatttgatcaatTTGCACGCCTTTACTATTCTTGATTCTGATGCTTGGTTCACCTCTCATTGTGGTAGGTTACGAGGGCTGCGTATATCCTTAATGAAGCAAACTGGATCCTTCATGAAGCAAGCTGGAGTGCTTGAGGATACGATAGAGTTTGAGGTTTAGTTTGGTCGCACCAAAAATAAAacgaacaaataaatataaatttgctTACGTGTTTCCATGtattaaattcattaataaaGCGATcgtttatctcttttttttttaaattttcatgcATCAGAGGGATAAATATAAGTATATATAAGGTCaaacatattaaaaaataatatcagtGTACATATTTCTTTCACTAAATACAAAAATCAAATCTAAAAACTCTACACACGTCTCCTATGttagaaataaaaaagaattttgaaaccATTTTTATTGTATCCGACAattgtaaaaattttgaaaaggacTAAAACTTTTTACAGTTACTGGTACGGATTATAATGAGCGAGTAAAAAAAATGATGTATTAGTTAAAGTTAAGGTGATGTGGTGATTAAAGTAGGGATAAAGGGGTATCCCGCACCTGGTTTTGTTGATCGCTCAGTCTCTAAGTTTTTGGATCTCGCTCGGGTAACTCTCTAGCAGGACACCCAAGCAAGGACGACTGTATATGAACCCAAATAGATATAACGACTCGAGGCTTTCACTCTAGGGAGGACGCGCTCGATTAGTCAAGGTCATGACGGGTTCAAACGAGTTTGGCTGAATAAAAGAATAACCAGGTTCTAGGCCTTCCAGAAACTCTTTACATCTGTATAACCGTGTGACGGACTAATGAGGCTCAGTTTACTTAAGGTTCTTTTGGTTTGCCCCGGCTGAGCGAAGGCCAGACGATTTTATCACCCTTAGCCTCGTAAAGGTTTCAATACAAAAACAGGCAGATAAAGCCCAACCGAGAAAAAATCGGGTAGGCTTAACAACACTTAGCCTCATTAAAAATCTTAATATATGAACGGCCGGATAGAGACCGGTCGAACATAAGACTCTCTGTATACGCCCGGCCAGGCAAGGACCGGGCAAGCTTAGCAACACATAGCCTCATTAACAACCATAATATACGAATGCCCGATTAGAGGTCGGTCGAACATAAGACTTTGTGTATGCCACGCCGGGCAAAGACTGAACGGGCTTAGAAACACTTAGCCTCACTAACAACCTTAATATACAAATGGTCGGATAGATCTCGGTCGAACATAAGACTCTCAGTATACGCCCGGCCAGGCAAGGACCGGACGGGCTTAGCAAAACTTAGTCTAATTAAAAACTTTAATACATGAATGGCTGGATAGAGGCAGATCGAATATAAAACTCTGTGGGTATGCTCAACTCAACAGGCTTAaagaaacttatccttaggaaactcTACATATACGTTCGATCAGGCAAAGGTTGGTCGAGTCTAAAGTTACTTGATATCACATTCTCTCTTAAATTCTATTTCCATATAAAATTAATCATATAACTTCTCAAATAGTTCATTAACGTAACATACTGGGAATACCATAATAGCCTTTGAACGGAATTTCATAATATTTAAATACACAACCAAGCTGATTAATACCACGGTAGGCATGAATACAGCTAGCCTGAGAGACGGGTCGAGATGTACTCAACAGATAACTTTTAACAATATTATGACAGATCATCAAAGCTTATCAGGGAATATTCCTTGAAAACCCCTTTCAAAGGTTATTATGTTTCTCATATGCCAGCTAAGCATCACATCATATTCCTCTAACCTCTTCAGTAATGGCGCGGagtataaacgacaaaagaggtacatcattGGGTAAGAAAAAAATTCCTTGGATAATCATTTAGCATGCTCTAGGTTGTATACTTCTTATCAactaacaaactctaataaactgAGCCACCTCATGATGATGGAGATTACAGGAGGTgatatataaaggagggtcccCTCCGTTAATTGGTAAGGTACACAATTAGTATCATTTGAGTTTTTCTCTCGCGCGAGCACTCTCTCTACTGTTCTTCATTCCTCCATCTAGGGCTATAatgacttgagtatcggagggccTTGCTAAGGACCCCTTCTCTTGTTTTTGGTCACTAACATCCATTGGATCATCGGATTGTGTGCAGGAACGGAAGAAATCCCAGCTCTCTGTTGAAGAAGTCATCCACCGACCAACAAATCATTCACCAGAGCTAGTGCACTATCTCCCTAGccttcagacaagatcaaatttggtgtTGTCAGTGGGAATCTTCGTTTGAATCTGAAGAATCGATATGGAGGAGGTAGGAAAACTCACCATAGTCACTTTAATGCTAGAAGAGTTCGAGATGATTGTTGAAGCCCGAGTGCAAAAAGCATTACAACAGAGGAAAGCGGTTACTGGAGGTATGTTACCACCGCCAAACCCGACAGGATCAACAACCACACATCAGAGTGAAAGAGGGGCTCAAAAGGAAGACCTCACCCAGTTGCTTCCTATGCCTCTTTCATTAATCTTATGTCCCCGAGTACTCTTTCACACATCACTTGAGCAAAAAGGCTAAGGAGGGGCGTCTCAAGAATCTTCAGGAGAAGCACCTATCCTAGACAGGTGTAAAGGGAAAGCCGCAGTTAGAGATAGCTCTCGGGAATAAATTGTCACACTGTTCTCGCAGCGAGTATCGGAAGCTCCACTGCGAAAGCATTATCAGAATCTGAATGTAAGATAATACTCAGGAACAACTAACCCGGAGGATCatctgtaacacccgtaaatttcctctcttcctaaagagaaaaaagaaatagaagaagaggaaataaatatatatatatatatttaatgacccaagctgggttttgaaccctagACCCCTGATTTAAGttaccattaggtggtggtaaagcatcacattggaaataggaaactattcattatatgtaggttatgtgtgaagagatgcttcaacttccacttagcataaaagggaatggaagagaccaaaaacctaatttttttcatttcctcttctcctccctagtcgaaattcctcttctctcttgttagttttcggccaagaaccctagggttccaagcTTCTAAGTttcttcaagaggagaatctaagaggagagttttcacaaggattagtacGCGCGTGTAGGGTGACTTGAAGATTAaggcatacaagaaagaattgTCTTTCCTACACCGTATAATAGTAAGAACTAACGAAaggaggtaagtactactcacttgcagtataagttgcttcgatgatgcatgttgtgatatctttatgcatgttaaagaagatacatgttgtgatatttttttatgcatattaaagaagatacatgttatgattgtaagatgccctctaaagttttgggattaagagcatgtttagagtatcttgaattgcttcccatttagttttggggctatgaagcatattcaagtgccctaaagtgcttccctataagtatgggggattaagcgcacataaagttcttgtttaaatgacaagtaagtgcaagtataagaaaacggattaagcgcacataaggtgcttgtttaaatgacaagtaagtgcaagtataagaaagtatTTTAGtttaaagtggcatgtactggatacaaggtccatgggtgggctcctagatcgtccCTAGGCCCTTAGATCggctagtagtaccttaataggtttgggattagctaccccggatcttattaaggatgcgcacaaagtggtacaatatcgggcccaagcaagtttattattattttcgctagtatgtaatataaagtttttaaacttcat is from Zingiber officinale cultivar Zhangliang chromosome 7B, Zo_v1.1, whole genome shotgun sequence and encodes:
- the LOC122005280 gene encoding SPX domain-containing protein 1-like; the protein is MRKGSDDHLVLNIESGSDHSIAAKSDAKGLVKILKKYDKRTGALIRQPFIEKVPQQPFFTTDLLYKLVKECVAMLDHLFPSNNLSISAECDGQNGVPKPA
- the LOC122004830 gene encoding glucan endo-1,3-beta-glucosidase-like, with amino-acid sequence MPGTTTEKLVANINYACGSGLADCRAIQDGGPCYSTDIIKVANYAMNAYYYSAGHEDFNCYFDGSGRIVYDDPSYEGCVYP